The genomic interval TTATTAATCTTTTCCGAAATGTGATCGGTGTGGTACGATCAAAATATGTTGCTATATTTATTGGCATTTCTGAAGTGGGTGTTTTAGGATTAATAATAGGTTTTTTTAATTTTCAAAACCGGATCATTTCTCCTGGTTTAAGAATAGCACTTATTACACTTTTAAAGGATAAAAGTAAAGAAGAACAAACAGGTATTATTGTAGCAAATATCTTTTTGTTATTATTAGCAAACCTTTTTTTTATTTCTTTTTCTTTTATTTTTATTAACGAATTAAATGCACTTTTATTTAAAGATGAAAATTATAAAACACTTTTAAAAGTTTTGGTATTTTTGAGTCCAGTTTTTTCACTTAAGGAGTTAGTTGAATCAATTTTACAAGCAAAACAACAATTTAAAATAATATCAACAGCACAATTTTTTTCACAACTAATAGCAATTGTTTCGGTAATCCCTTTAATTTATTTATATGGTCTAATTGGAGTCATATATAATCTAGCATTATGGTTTTCACTAAATTTAAGTTTGCTTATAATATTATCCATCCCATTTTTTCACTATTTGAAATTTCAATTTAAACACTTCTTTAGCACACAACTATTCTCTTTAAAGTTCGCAGGGATAAATTTCACACGGCAATTTGTACTTTTCACAGCATACATGATTCTACCAATTCTAATTGTGCAAACTTTATCTTTGCATGAGACGGGATATTTTTTTGCAGTTTGGAGTATATCAAATTATATAAATATTCTTATTCAGGCATTATTATTTGTTTTTTTACCAACGCTAAGAGAAATCAATGATAATACAAAGTTTTATAATGAATTAAACAATAATTTTGAGATACTTATCTATTTGGTTTTTCCAGTTATATTAGTAATAATGGCTTTTCCGAATATTGTATTATTTACTTTATTTTCAGAAGAATTTACTAAA from Calditrichota bacterium carries:
- a CDS encoding oligosaccharide flippase family protein; the encoded protein is MKKQTAIFSFAFINLFRNVIGVVRSKYVAIFIGISEVGVLGLIIGFFNFQNRIISPGLRIALITLLKDKSKEEQTGIIVANIFLLLLANLFFISFSFIFINELNALLFKDENYKTLLKVLVFLSPVFSLKELVESILQAKQQFKIISTAQFFSQLIAIVSVIPLIYLYGLIGVIYNLALWFSLNLSLLIILSIPFFHYLKFQFKHFFSTQLFSLKFAGINFTRQFVLFTAYMILPILIVQTLSLHETGYFFAVWSISNYINILIQALLFVFLPTLREINDNTKFYNELNNNFEILIYLVFPVILVIMAFPNIVLFTLFSEEFTKVSDLLVVLLLAKAVEAYFSYYLMVFVSIAKTKIYFGLDILRSTLFVGLSWWFLLNYGLVGIIWGICITYIISALIIEIALFRKEKLRLNKTNLKLLIKISVVLISMVIFPEPSLSHYLLRIMLIFLTIFFVLDISKYYKYLHLIIKKKHF